A DNA window from Cetobacterium sp. NK01 contains the following coding sequences:
- the trbB gene encoding P-type conjugative transfer ATPase TrbB — MEQKKEYNRRILNILGFSFGKEILELLQDDDVIEVMLNPDGKLWIDTLSGGQRDTELFVDADTAMRIINTVATHVKTIVDERNSGLSAELPETGFRFEGRVPPTVKNPSFTIRKMSTLVFSLRDYVNMGCLKENQLNIIEKAIHDRKNILVVGGTSSGKTTFVNACIGSIKKDERLLILEDTRELQSLCPNTVFFKTSDYTSMTDLLKSTMRYRPDRIIVGEIRGKEALDLLTAWNSGHPGGISTIHSDSAIGGLRQLEQYIERVSVNKQQELIGKTVDIIVVLKRERGLRKVTSITELVEFNKGYILKEF; from the coding sequence ATGGAGCAGAAAAAGGAGTATAATAGACGAATTTTAAATATTTTGGGATTTTCTTTTGGGAAGGAGATTTTGGAGTTGCTTCAAGATGATGATGTGATTGAGGTGATGCTAAACCCAGATGGAAAACTTTGGATAGATACTTTAAGTGGTGGCCAAAGAGATACTGAGCTTTTTGTAGATGCAGACACAGCTATGAGAATTATAAACACTGTGGCAACTCATGTAAAAACCATAGTGGATGAGAGAAATAGTGGGCTAAGTGCAGAGCTTCCTGAAACAGGATTTAGATTTGAAGGGCGAGTTCCACCAACTGTGAAAAACCCAAGTTTTACAATAAGAAAGATGTCAACTCTTGTGTTTTCTCTAAGGGATTATGTGAATATGGGATGTTTAAAAGAGAATCAATTAAATATTATAGAAAAAGCTATTCATGATAGAAAAAATATACTTGTGGTTGGAGGAACAAGTAGCGGAAAAACAACTTTTGTCAACGCTTGCATAGGTAGCATAAAAAAAGATGAAAGGTTGCTTATTTTAGAGGACACAAGAGAGCTACAAAGCCTTTGCCCAAATACAGTTTTCTTTAAAACTTCTGATTATACATCGATGACAGACCTTTTAAAATCAACTATGAGATATAGGCCAGATAGAATTATAGTTGGAGAGATTAGAGGAAAAGAGGCTCTAGATTTACTAACAGCTTGGAACTCTGGACACCCTGGAGGTATCTCAACTATTCATAGTGATTCAGCTATTGGTGGCTTAAGACAACTTGAACAGTATATTGAAAGGGTATCTGTAAATAAACAGCAGGAGCTGATTGGAAAAACTGTTGATATTATTGTGGTTTTAAAAAGAGAGCGTGGCTTAAGAAAGGTAACATCTATAACTGAGCTAGTGGAGTTTAATAAGGGATATATTTTAAAAGAGTTCTAG
- a CDS encoding TrbG/VirB9 family P-type conjugative transfer protein, which produces MGVCKTLIGVALICSVALGSNEKFLKEISPSANAIIVSGIKEAKANIQTEFVYNENSMYTIYCRVNYLTTIFLQPGEEVTYVAGGDTARWSKASAVTGSSEGQRTVIYIKPFSLGLKTNLVINTNKRTYNINLYSAKEWYNPVVKWLYPQDDIMKNIVKAQSEEEMTLTDPRNLNYRYSVNTKKYSFVPSVIFDDGKKTFLVMNSNLQELPSFYIKDGKKLLLVNYRVKGNYLIVDRTFKEGVLRVGEKEITIRRR; this is translated from the coding sequence ATGGGAGTATGTAAAACTTTAATAGGGGTAGCTTTGATTTGTAGTGTGGCCCTAGGAAGTAACGAAAAGTTTTTAAAAGAGATATCACCAAGTGCCAACGCTATTATTGTTTCTGGAATAAAAGAGGCTAAGGCAAATATACAAACTGAGTTTGTTTATAATGAAAACTCAATGTACACAATATATTGTAGAGTTAACTATCTAACAACAATTTTTCTTCAGCCTGGTGAGGAGGTAACCTATGTGGCTGGAGGAGATACAGCTAGATGGTCAAAAGCTAGTGCAGTTACAGGTTCTAGTGAGGGGCAAAGAACAGTTATATATATAAAACCTTTTTCATTAGGTTTAAAAACTAATCTTGTTATAAATACAAATAAAAGAACATATAACATAAATCTTTACTCAGCTAAAGAGTGGTATAACCCTGTGGTTAAATGGCTTTATCCACAAGATGATATTATGAAAAATATAGTGAAAGCTCAAAGTGAAGAGGAGATGACTTTAACAGACCCAAGAAATTTAAACTACAGGTATTCTGTGAACACTAAGAAGTACTCCTTTGTTCCATCTGTGATTTTTGATGATGGAAAGAAAACCTTTTTAGTTATGAACAGTAATCTTCAAGAGTTACCATCATTTTACATTAAGGATGGAAAGAAACTTCTTCTTGTAAACTATCGTGTAAAGGGGAATTATCTCATTGTAGATAGAACTTTTAAAGAGGGTGTTTTAAGAGTTGGGGAAAAAGAGATTACTATAAGGAGAAGGTGA
- a CDS encoding VirB3 family type IV secretion system protein, which translates to MKKNRVPVCQGLIKPQTIMGVSREAFILNITLGGVFLLALKQPMLLVINFIIHFILRGVCKKDPLLIKIFFKRYSKQKDYLNEG; encoded by the coding sequence ATGAAGAAAAATAGAGTACCTGTTTGCCAAGGACTTATTAAGCCTCAAACAATTATGGGAGTTTCAAGAGAGGCTTTTATACTAAATATAACCTTAGGAGGTGTATTTTTACTAGCTTTAAAGCAACCAATGCTACTGGTTATCAACTTTATTATTCACTTTATTTTAAGGGGAGTTTGTAAAAAAGATCCTCTGCTTATAAAGATTTTTTTTAAGAGATATAGCAAACAAAAAGACTATTTAAACGAGGGCTAA
- a CDS encoding type IV secretion system protein, producing the protein MDKEIGYEKAKEEFLDFYMKQSKTIHTWKLLSFISLILLAVSLSITFYLSTRSSLIPYVIEVDSTGNAKAINTAYEVKYVPDEVAQSYFLKEVLRDMRSVPRDKVLVGRNFKKNLFFLNGFSEKKYRDLIQKEKLSEMVEMFLSRDVFINSFTKISGTKNSYQVRWEEKIYDKNGEVVSKENLIGIFTLDKKQPKTLEEIDNNPLGIMVTDFSISKEK; encoded by the coding sequence TTGGATAAAGAGATAGGGTATGAAAAGGCAAAGGAGGAGTTTTTGGACTTTTATATGAAACAATCTAAAACTATTCATACTTGGAAGTTATTGTCTTTTATCTCTTTGATTCTTTTAGCAGTATCCTTATCAATAACTTTTTATCTCTCTACAAGATCAAGCCTTATTCCATATGTTATTGAAGTGGATAGTACAGGAAATGCAAAAGCTATAAATACAGCTTATGAGGTTAAATATGTTCCTGATGAGGTGGCTCAAAGTTATTTTTTAAAAGAGGTTTTAAGAGATATGAGAAGCGTCCCAAGAGATAAGGTTTTAGTTGGAAGAAATTTTAAAAAAAATCTATTTTTTCTAAATGGATTTTCAGAGAAAAAGTATAGAGATTTAATTCAAAAAGAGAAGCTTAGTGAGATGGTTGAGATGTTTCTATCAAGAGATGTTTTCATTAACTCTTTTACAAAGATTTCAGGAACAAAAAATTCATATCAAGTGAGATGGGAAGAGAAGATTTACGATAAAAATGGAGAGGTTGTATCTAAAGAAAACCTAATTGGAATTTTTACTTTAGATAAAAAACAGCCAAAAACCCTGGAGGAGATTGATAACAATCCTTTAGGAATTATGGTAACGGACTTTTCTATCTCAAAGGAGAAGTGA
- a CDS encoding TrbC/VirB2 family protein: MKKFNGVVVGMALYFFNSVVSFASTNADMVWEEPASVIQKSVNGPVALAVALISIAVAGLTWAFSDGGSMMGKSIKIVAALAIVGGASILVSNVFNITGGVTFG, from the coding sequence ATGAAAAAGTTTAATGGAGTAGTTGTGGGAATGGCATTGTATTTTTTTAATTCAGTTGTATCTTTTGCTTCAACTAATGCTGATATGGTATGGGAGGAGCCTGCAAGTGTAATTCAAAAATCTGTAAATGGGCCGGTGGCTTTAGCGGTGGCTCTAATATCTATCGCAGTGGCTGGGCTTACTTGGGCTTTTTCTGATGGTGGTAGCATGATGGGAAAATCTATAAAGATTGTGGCAGCTCTGGCTATTGTAGGTGGCGCTTCTATTTTGGTAAGTAACGTATTTAATATAACAGGAGGAGTTACTTTTGGATAA
- a CDS encoding MobA/MobL family protein: MANYHLNISYGRVGKGGPHIDYILGQNKYANKENEIKYTNHNLPNWCKSPKDFWVAADNKERVNGTVYKEIRISLPNELSHEKNIELLNEFIDTILEGKYHYSVSIHSKESSYKKEILNTHAHIMFSPRELDGIERNKDIFFKRANAKSPERGGCKKNTSWNNIEKLLEIRKLWEDIQNKYLENEKSNERVSCETLEKQREIALEKGDIFLAKSLDRDPVQIDGYLLKKSKDKLNKMDKDKIEYFKIIREIKELKDEILKLERLEAEKSLKKDTIKEIDLELNSFSDSKYQDILDTHEKLEGINVQILKVEHELLSSFNMEKNRLDSLNLLLKNLNNDKLNLEKYLDQFEETIQENEFKVYAEEKLKNSFNTMFNIFNQSNYEIKKAEKILKNIPRQLENLETTSLNILTKGEYSKLKRKLDSNELNLMIYKSGYKYKDGSEKKLNFFKKEIERLSESNKIILSQIEKIKSDYSTSEMKNKKIRIEKSIESKLLKEKELQESILLDRKITVEILRKTLFKVDDTIFECYLSKMKSESLKINLKASKSSEIYNYFKNMKFENIERLALNNLSKGRYFKAMKEYGVLDKKRIELQIKRDSYSTLSKKLLHLGALSKVNRELKNVNASLLKLEKEFKEIQRSIDDKKLHEEISKINNLRNNIADRYSKQSDMFKEKSKLNEFFIKETNKLKRDLDFEKDISNRFTKASLKTNYINLRGKILGNYLVDFEIEKKKSFEMDF, encoded by the coding sequence ATGGCAAATTATCATTTGAATATATCTTATGGTAGAGTTGGAAAAGGTGGGCCACATATTGACTATATTTTAGGACAAAATAAATATGCTAATAAAGAAAATGAGATTAAATACACTAATCACAATTTGCCTAATTGGTGTAAATCTCCTAAAGATTTTTGGGTAGCTGCTGATAACAAAGAAAGAGTCAACGGTACAGTGTATAAAGAGATTAGAATATCTCTTCCTAATGAACTGTCTCATGAGAAGAATATTGAGCTTTTAAATGAGTTTATAGATACCATTTTAGAGGGGAAATACCACTATTCTGTATCTATTCACAGTAAAGAAAGTTCATACAAAAAAGAGATTTTAAATACTCATGCTCATATAATGTTTTCTCCAAGAGAACTTGATGGAATTGAGCGAAATAAAGATATTTTTTTTAAAAGAGCTAATGCTAAATCTCCAGAACGTGGAGGTTGTAAGAAAAATACAAGTTGGAATAATATAGAAAAGTTATTAGAGATAAGAAAACTTTGGGAAGATATACAAAATAAATATTTAGAAAATGAAAAAAGTAATGAGAGAGTTTCATGTGAAACTTTAGAGAAACAAAGAGAGATTGCTTTAGAAAAAGGAGATATTTTTTTAGCTAAATCTTTAGATAGAGACCCCGTTCAAATAGATGGTTATCTATTAAAAAAATCTAAAGATAAATTAAATAAAATGGATAAAGATAAAATAGAATATTTTAAAATAATTAGAGAAATAAAAGAATTAAAAGATGAAATTCTAAAATTAGAAAGATTAGAAGCTGAAAAATCTTTGAAAAAAGACACAATAAAAGAGATTGATTTAGAGTTAAATAGCTTTAGTGATAGTAAATACCAAGATATTTTAGACACTCATGAGAAGTTAGAAGGAATTAATGTGCAAATCTTAAAAGTTGAACATGAGCTTTTAAGCAGTTTTAATATGGAAAAAAATAGATTAGATTCTTTAAATCTATTATTGAAAAATTTAAACAATGATAAACTTAATTTAGAAAAGTATTTGGATCAATTTGAAGAAACAATACAAGAGAATGAGTTTAAAGTTTATGCAGAAGAAAAATTAAAAAATAGTTTCAATACTATGTTTAATATATTTAATCAAAGTAACTATGAAATAAAAAAAGCTGAGAAGATCTTAAAAAATATTCCAAGACAGTTGGAAAACTTAGAAACTACAAGTTTAAATATTCTGACTAAAGGTGAGTACTCTAAGTTAAAGAGAAAATTGGATTCTAATGAATTAAACTTAATGATATATAAATCTGGTTATAAGTATAAAGATGGTAGCGAGAAAAAGTTAAATTTCTTTAAAAAAGAGATTGAGAGATTAAGCGAGTCAAATAAAATAATTTTATCTCAAATTGAGAAAATAAAAAGCGATTATTCCACTTCTGAAATGAAAAATAAAAAGATTAGAATTGAAAAAAGTATAGAATCAAAATTACTAAAAGAAAAAGAGTTGCAAGAATCTATCCTGTTAGATAGAAAAATAACCGTTGAAATCCTACGTAAAACTCTTTTTAAGGTTGATGATACTATTTTTGAGTGTTATTTATCCAAAATGAAGTCAGAAAGTCTTAAAATCAATTTAAAAGCTTCAAAGTCATCTGAGATTTATAATTATTTTAAAAATATGAAATTTGAAAATATAGAACGCTTAGCTTTAAACAATTTAAGTAAGGGAAGATACTTTAAAGCTATGAAAGAATATGGAGTTTTAGATAAAAAAAGAATTGAGTTACAAATAAAAAGAGATTCATACTCAACTCTATCTAAAAAGTTATTACATTTAGGGGCTTTGTCTAAAGTAAATAGAGAACTTAAAAATGTTAATGCGTCTCTTTTAAAATTAGAAAAAGAGTTTAAAGAGATTCAAAGATCAATTGATGATAAAAAACTTCATGAAGAAATATCTAAAATTAATAATTTAAGAAATAATATTGCTGATAGGTACTCTAAACAAAGTGATATGTTCAAAGAGAAATCTAAGCTTAATGAATTTTTTATTAAAGAGACAAATAAGCTAAAAAGAGATTTAGATTTTGAAAAAGATATATCTAATAGATTTACTAAAGCATCTTTAAAAACAAATTATATTAATTTAAGAGGAAAAATCTTAGGTAACTATTTAGTTGATTTTGAAATAGAGAAAAAGAAAAGTTTTGAAATGGATTTTTAA
- a CDS encoding type IV secretory system conjugative DNA transfer family protein — translation MKRLDKKTKKYVVVAGTLFTMVTISLGVATQNLARALNYHIALGKPLYERLYNPYSILRWKVLYENPYLKRYVDISTTLGASLLFTFTVGIFIYLLKKQELDSHGSARWIKESELSEMGILCKKGEYRDGVILGRTKNGKTVIENDKTHISVIAPTRSGKGVGIIIPTLLNWQGSSLVLDLKGENWALTSGYRKNSLKHKLLKFAPYSESSISYNPLGGVRLGRSWEFKDVQIIADILTDPGVGKKRDHWETSASTFLVGMILHVLYEKDKKGEVAAFGDLVDYLTSTEAPLFDRLRGLIVHEHVEKDGFFKNIYEESQLEGIPPRTHPIVARTAAEIINKDEKEAASIISSALATLTLFKDPIIRKNTRKVDFKVTDLMNFTTPVDLYVVVEAEAIDTLSPLVRLLLTQIIGTLCPELKDINSSPHKHRMMLMLDEFPAFGKVPLLEKALAYIAGYGMKAVIIAQALNQLKNVYGDRNTILDNCMVSVYYTPTPSDKETPQLISDILGEKTIKVKNQSSKKMGVGLDGNISENSMGRRLLTPEEVRNKLSDKRNIIAFGGKYPLMGYKIRYYLEKYFLDKTKEKVEKIEGLYNFVEK, via the coding sequence ATGAAAAGATTAGATAAAAAAACAAAAAAATATGTTGTGGTAGCAGGAACTCTTTTTACTATGGTAACTATCTCTTTGGGAGTTGCCACACAAAATTTGGCTAGGGCTCTAAACTATCATATAGCCCTTGGAAAACCTCTATATGAAAGACTTTATAACCCATATTCAATACTGCGATGGAAGGTCTTATATGAAAATCCATATTTAAAAAGATATGTGGATATAAGTACAACCTTAGGAGCAAGTTTACTTTTTACTTTTACTGTGGGGATATTTATTTATCTTTTAAAAAAACAGGAGCTCGATTCTCATGGCTCAGCTCGTTGGATAAAAGAGAGCGAGCTTTCAGAGATGGGTATTCTTTGTAAAAAAGGTGAGTATAGGGACGGAGTTATTTTAGGAAGAACTAAAAATGGAAAAACAGTTATTGAAAACGATAAAACACATATATCTGTAATAGCTCCTACCCGTTCTGGAAAAGGGGTGGGAATCATTATACCAACACTTTTAAACTGGCAAGGTAGCTCTTTAGTACTGGATTTAAAAGGGGAAAACTGGGCTTTAACATCAGGATATAGAAAAAACAGTTTAAAACATAAACTACTAAAATTTGCACCCTATTCAGAGAGTTCTATTTCATATAACCCTTTAGGTGGAGTAAGACTTGGTCGTTCTTGGGAGTTTAAAGATGTTCAAATTATTGCTGATATTTTGACAGATCCTGGAGTTGGTAAAAAAAGAGACCACTGGGAAACTTCAGCAAGTACTTTTTTAGTTGGAATGATACTTCATGTGCTCTATGAAAAAGATAAAAAAGGAGAGGTAGCAGCATTTGGTGACCTGGTAGATTATCTAACATCAACAGAGGCTCCACTTTTTGATAGACTAAGAGGTTTAATTGTTCATGAACATGTTGAAAAAGATGGATTTTTTAAAAATATTTATGAAGAGTCTCAACTAGAGGGTATCCCACCTAGAACTCATCCAATTGTAGCTAGAACTGCAGCAGAGATTATAAATAAGGATGAAAAAGAGGCAGCAAGTATTATATCCTCTGCACTTGCTACACTGACACTATTTAAGGACCCTATTATTAGAAAAAACACTAGAAAGGTTGATTTTAAAGTTACAGATTTAATGAATTTTACTACACCTGTGGATTTATACGTAGTTGTTGAAGCTGAAGCTATAGATACACTATCCCCCCTTGTTAGGCTTTTATTAACTCAGATTATTGGAACTCTTTGTCCAGAACTAAAAGATATAAATAGCTCTCCTCATAAACATAGAATGATGCTTATGTTAGATGAGTTTCCAGCATTTGGGAAAGTTCCGCTTTTAGAGAAAGCATTAGCTTATATAGCTGGATATGGAATGAAAGCTGTTATTATAGCTCAAGCTTTAAATCAATTAAAAAATGTATATGGAGATAGAAATACTATTTTAGATAACTGTATGGTGTCTGTTTACTATACTCCAACTCCTTCTGATAAAGAAACTCCACAACTAATATCAGATATTTTAGGGGAAAAAACAATTAAAGTAAAAAATCAATCTTCTAAAAAAATGGGAGTAGGGCTTGATGGAAATATATCTGAAAACAGTATGGGACGAAGACTTTTAACTCCTGAAGAGGTAAGAAATAAACTGAGTGATAAAAGAAATATTATAGCTTTTGGTGGGAAATATCCACTTATGGGTTATAAGATTAGATACTATTTGGAAAAGTACTTTTTAGATAAAACGAAGGAGAAAGTTGAAAAAATAGAGGGGTTATACAATTTTGTAGAGAAGTAG
- a CDS encoding lytic transglycosylase domain-containing protein yields MSYRSNFILLFCLVFSTIFSEDELLEKYIFKNISNLENAQFIYEDIIRFSSKYEIDPALVVSIMKVESNFNHNAVSEKGAIGLMQLMPETAEELKVDPFNVSSNIEAGVRYFSRCLKLNNNDIALALASYNAGHSNVQKYESIPPFTETDNYISEVLKIYTGSFNKKYIFNPVSFQESSFKFGGKDGDR; encoded by the coding sequence ATGAGTTATAGAAGTAATTTTATTTTATTGTTTTGTTTAGTATTTTCAACTATTTTCTCAGAGGATGAACTTTTAGAAAAGTATATTTTTAAAAATATCTCTAATTTAGAGAATGCTCAATTTATCTATGAGGATATTATTCGATTTTCAAGTAAATATGAGATTGATCCAGCACTAGTAGTTTCTATTATGAAAGTTGAAAGTAACTTTAACCATAATGCTGTGTCAGAGAAAGGAGCAATTGGATTAATGCAACTTATGCCTGAAACAGCAGAAGAACTTAAAGTAGATCCATTTAATGTTTCATCAAATATTGAAGCAGGAGTTAGATATTTTTCAAGATGTTTAAAACTAAATAATAATGATATAGCTTTAGCTTTAGCAAGTTATAATGCAGGGCATAGTAATGTTCAAAAATATGAAAGTATTCCACCTTTTACAGAGACAGATAACTATATTTCAGAAGTTTTAAAAATATATACTGGAAGTTTTAATAAAAAATATATTTTTAATCCAGTTTCTTTTCAAGAGAGTAGCTTTAAATTTGGAGGAAAAGATGGAGATAGATAG
- a CDS encoding TrbI/VirB10 family protein, translating into MEEKEKEIDKVEKPEPQEKIKKEVAIGAAILLVVAITYGFYEALKKPKKKVAKAEAKESIESDSVRKDGVEDLNLLLGYDGVEIKRLKIESEKTETKPEIGSSENQNIIPPPAKNTPNPYEEQRERYYERLVQDEIAARKANIGFQDENRNQQDMNISLEGGKNSSNGQISNDQQEKKAFLNSEPGRKNYNPYEEMSSFSPYEIKAGSILPGIMISGINSDLPGTITGNIREDVYDTVSGNYLLIPKGTRVVGTYDSAITFGQSRILIVWQRLIFPNGNSLNLENFPGVDLSGYAGVTGKVNNHTFKLFQAVVLSSILGAGGAIVTNDRYDDNDWRVAAAQGGGEQIISIGNTVANKILGIQPTIEVAPGSRFNVIVNSDIILTPYK; encoded by the coding sequence ATGGAGGAAAAGGAGAAAGAGATAGATAAAGTTGAAAAACCTGAACCTCAAGAGAAGATAAAAAAAGAGGTGGCAATAGGAGCTGCAATTCTTCTTGTGGTAGCTATAACTTATGGATTTTATGAAGCTTTAAAAAAACCTAAGAAAAAGGTGGCAAAAGCTGAAGCGAAAGAGAGTATAGAAAGTGATAGTGTAAGAAAGGATGGTGTTGAGGATCTGAATCTACTTCTTGGATATGACGGAGTAGAGATAAAAAGATTAAAGATAGAATCTGAAAAAACTGAGACAAAACCTGAAATAGGTAGCAGTGAGAATCAAAATATAATACCACCACCTGCTAAAAATACTCCTAATCCCTATGAAGAACAAAGAGAACGTTACTATGAACGATTGGTGCAGGATGAAATAGCAGCTAGAAAAGCTAATATAGGGTTTCAAGATGAAAATAGAAACCAGCAGGATATGAATATATCTTTAGAAGGTGGCAAAAACAGCAGTAACGGGCAAATTTCAAATGACCAGCAAGAGAAAAAAGCCTTTTTAAACTCTGAACCTGGAAGAAAAAATTACAACCCATATGAGGAGATGAGTTCTTTCTCTCCTTATGAGATTAAGGCTGGATCTATTTTGCCTGGAATTATGATAAGTGGGATAAATTCAGATCTACCTGGAACTATAACAGGGAATATCCGTGAAGATGTGTACGATACAGTTTCAGGTAACTATCTTCTTATTCCAAAGGGAACTAGAGTAGTGGGAACTTATGACAGTGCTATAACTTTTGGCCAATCAAGAATCCTTATTGTTTGGCAAAGACTAATATTTCCAAATGGTAACTCTTTAAATTTAGAGAACTTTCCAGGAGTTGATTTGTCAGGGTATGCAGGGGTAACTGGAAAAGTAAATAACCATACTTTTAAACTTTTTCAAGCTGTTGTACTTAGCTCTATTTTGGGAGCTGGAGGAGCTATTGTTACAAATGATAGATATGATGACAATGATTGGCGAGTAGCTGCAGCTCAAGGTGGCGGTGAGCAGATTATCTCTATTGGAAACACTGTGGCCAATAAGATTTTAGGAATCCAGCCAACTATTGAGGTAGCTCCAGGAAGTAGATTCAATGTAATTGTAAATAGTGACATTATCTTAACACCATATAAGTAG